The Candidatus Methylomirabilota bacterium DNA segment CCGCGTCAATGCGCGCGCCCGCCCGCGGTCGAAGGCGATCGGGCCCGAGACGAACGGATGCAGGCCCAGGACGAGGTTCTCGGCCACGGACAGCCCGGGCAACAGCCCGTCCTCGATCCGGTCCTCCGGGATGAGAACGAGGCCCGCGGCGATCCGAGCCCGCACCGAGGCGGCCGTCACGTCCCGGCCGCCCAGCCGGATGCGCCCGCCGGTCGGCCGCAGCACCCCGGCCAGGGCGTCCGCGAGCTCTCGCTGGCCGTTGCCGGCGACGCCGGCCACGCCGACGACCTCGCCGGCGTCCACGCGCAGCGAGCATCCGGCCAGGTCGAGCCGCCCCCGCCCGCCCGACACGCTGAGGGCCTCCACCTCGAGGACGCGCCCGCCGCGGGCGGCGTGGCCGACCGCGCTGGCCGCCTGCAGGCGCTCGCCGATCATGAGCTCGACCAGCTCGCCCTCGTCCCTGTCCGCGCGCGCGAGCGTGGCCACGCGGCGGCCGCCCCGCATGACGCTGACGCGGTCGCAGTTGGCCAGGATCTCGCGGATCTTGTGCGTGATGAAGATCACGGTCAGGCCCTGCTCGGCCATGGCGCGCAGGGTCGCAAACAGCGTGTCGACTTCCTGGGGTGTGAGCATGGTCGTCGGCTCGTCGAGGATGAGGACGTCCACGCCCCGGTAGAGCGCCTTGAGGATCTCCACTTTCTGCTGCACGCCGACGGCGAGCTGCCGCACCTCGGCATCGAGGTCCAGGGTGAGTCCGAAGCGCTCGGCGATGGCCTCGACGCCGCGGCGCTGACGCTCCGGGCGAAGCCAGAAGTCGCCGCCCTCGCGTCCGAGCAGGACGTTCTCGAGCACGGTGAAGTTGGCGATGAGCTCGACGTGCTGATGGACCATGCCGATGCCGTGGCCCAGGGCGTCGCTGGGGGACGCGATGGCGGTGGGCACGCCGTCGATGGCGATGGCGCCCCGGTCGGCGCGGTAGAGCCCGCTCAACACGTTCATGAGCGTGGTCTTGCCGGCGCCGTTCTCGCCGAGCAGGCCGTGGATCTCTCCGCGGGCGGCGGCGAAGTCGACGCCGGCCAGGGCGACGGTCTCGCCGAACCGCTTGGCGATCCCCGTCATCTGCACCCGCGCCGCGGTCGTCACCGGCCTGCCCAGGACGCCGGCTTAGGGCGTCCGGTCGAGGATCTCGGGGATCGGTTTGCCGCCGACGACTTCCTTGAAGATGGCCCGCGTCCGGTTGGCGACGTCGGCCGGCACGTTGCGGATGTCCGACAGCTCCATCCCGCTGCCCGGGCGCATCTCGTAGTAGCCGGTCCGCTCGCCCTTCAGGATCTTGCCGACGATCTCGCTGTAGGGCTTGTTGAAGTCGAACACGAGGGAGACGGCCAGGTTCTTGGGAGCGAGATCCCACTTCTCCGTGTAGAACGTGGTCACCAGCACCGGCCGCGGGGCGGCCTTGACGGCCTCGATCACCCCCGACAGCCCGAGGTTCACGAAGACGACGATGAAGTCGGCGCCGGCGGCGATCTGGGCTTCCGCCGTCTGCCGGGCTTTCACCGGGTCGTTGA contains these protein-coding regions:
- a CDS encoding ABC transporter ATP-binding protein, translating into MTTAARVQMTGIAKRFGETVALAGVDFAAARGEIHGLLGENGAGKTTLMNVLSGLYRADRGAIAIDGVPTAIASPSDALGHGIGMVHQHVELIANFTVLENVLLGREGGDFWLRPERQRRGVEAIAERFGLTLDLDAEVRQLAVGVQQKVEILKALYRGVDVLILDEPTTMLTPQEVDTLFATLRAMAEQGLTVIFITHKIREILANCDRVSVMRGGRRVATLARADRDEGELVELMIGERLQAASAVGHAARGGRVLEVEALSVSGGRGRLDLAGCSLRVDAGEVVGVAGVAGNGQRELADALAGVLRPTGGRIRLGGRDVTAASVRARIAAGLVLIPEDRIEDGLLPGLSVAENLVLGLHPFVSGPIAFDRGRARALTREAIREYAIRARSADAPAVELSGGNIQKVLVARAMAQARATGGRLLIATNPTRGLDVRATDFVRRRCLAFAAAGGGVLLISEDLDELRQLCHRIVVMFRGRIVADLPRERFDAYVIGRLMAGVETPEAAAR